From the Ctenopharyngodon idella isolate HZGC_01 chromosome 3, HZGC01, whole genome shotgun sequence genome, one window contains:
- the LOC127508493 gene encoding LOW QUALITY PROTEIN: cytochrome P450 2K6-like (The sequence of the model RefSeq protein was modified relative to this genomic sequence to represent the inferred CDS: inserted 2 bases in 1 codon) has translation MALIDALLSQGPSTGTVLVLLMFLVIFLFFISSSSQDEGKYPPGPKPLPLLGNLHILDLKKTYLSLCELSKQYGSVYTVHFGPKKVVILSGYKAVKQALVNLSEEFGDRDITPIFHDFNQGYGIVFSNGENWREMRRFALSNLRDFGMGKKRSEELIIEETQYLKEEFEKFEGKPFDTTLPIAMAISNVISAIVYSTRFEYSDTKLHRMVRRAYENMKMTGSASVQLYNMFPWLRPFVSNQKLIVNNVXVNVSNELLNGLKKTLNPQEPRGIADSFLIRQQKDEESGKTDSLYHSMNLHCTINNLFAAGTDTTATTLRWSLLLMAKYPDIQAKVQDEIDKVIGGRQPVAEDRKNLPYADAVIHETQRFANIVPLGSPRQTTCDVHLNGYLIKKGTSVCALLVSVLRDENEWETPNRFNPRHFLNKQGQFVKKDAFMPFSAGRRVCLGESLARMELFLFFTFLLQHFRFTPPPGVSEDELDLTPVVGFTLNPAPHKLCAVKRS, from the exons ATGGCTTTAATAGATGCGTTACTCTCACAGGGACCCAGCACAGGTACAGTACTTGTCCTGCTGATGTTTTTGGTTATTTTTCTGTTCTTCATCAGCTCCAGCTCTCAGGATGAGGGAAAATATCCTCCAGGACCCAAACCACTGCCACTGCTGGGAAACCTGCACATTCTCGACCTCAAGAAAACCTACTTGAGCCTGTGTGAG CTGTCAAAGCAATATGGGTCAGTTTACACGGTGCACTTTGGCCCCAAAAAAGTGGTAATATTGTCAGGATACAAGGCCGTGAAACAGGCACTAGTGAACCTCTCAGAGGAGTTTGGAGATAGAGATATTACACCCATATTCCATGATTTCAACCAGGGATATG GGATTGTGTTTTCTAATGGTGAAAACTGGAGAGAAATGAGACGCTTTGCTCTCTCGAACCTGCGAGACTTCGGAATGGGCAAGAAAAGAAGCGAAGAGCTAATAATCGAAGAAACACAATATTTAAAAGAGGAATTTGAGAAGTTTGAAG GAAAACCATTTGATACAACTCTGCCAATAGCCATGGCTATTTCAAACGTCATCTCTGCCATTGTCTACAGCACCAGATTTGAGTACAGCGACACTAAGTTACATCGCATGGTCAGGCGAGCTTACGAAAACATGAAGATGACTGGATCAGCTTCAGTTCAG CTCTACAACATGTTTCCGTGGCTTCGtccttttgtgtcgaatcagaaACTTATTGTGAATAACGT AGTCAACGTCAGCAATGAACTATTAAATGGTCTGAAGAAGACTCTGAACCCTCAGGAGCCCCGAGGAATCGCTGATTCTTTCCTCATACGACAGCAGAAGGACGAG GAATCTGGAAAAACAGACTCTTTGTACCATTCAATGAATTTACATTGCACAATAAACAACCTGTTTGCTGCTGGTACTGACACTACGGCCACAACGCTACGCTGGAGTCTTCTGCTCATGGCCAAATACCCTGATATACAAG CCAAGGTCCAAGACGAGATTGACAAAGTGATTGGTGGACGTCAGCCAGTGGCGGAGGACCGGAAGAACTTGCCTTACGCAGACGCTGTGATTCATGAAACGCAGAGATTTGCTAACATAGTACCCCTTGGTTCCCCCCGTCAGACCACCTGTGATGTTCACCTGAACGGATACCTCATCAAGAAG GGTACCAGTGTGTGCGCACTACTGGTATCTGTATTGAGGGATGAAAATGAGTGGGAAACTCCTAACAGATTCAACCCAAGACATTTCCTGAATAAGCAGGGCCAGTTTGTAAAAAAGGATGCTTTTATGCCCTTCTCTGCAG gacGCAGGGTTTGTCTTGGAGAAAGTTTGGCCAGGATGGAGCTCTTCCTGTTCTTCACCTTCCTCCTTCAGCATTTCCGCTTCACTCCTCCTCCTGGAGTTTCTGAAGATGAGCTGGATCTCACACCAGTGGTGGGCTTCACCCTGAACCCGGCCCCACACAAACTGTGTGCAGTGAAGCGGTCTTAA